The following are encoded in a window of Candidatus Zixiibacteriota bacterium genomic DNA:
- a CDS encoding carbon-nitrogen hydrolase family protein: protein MLTKIVAVQARMGKRLSLPDMIHIFKQRPDFVCLPEYWLIDESIGDFHRAALQHHEYMEYLRRLSEELTTCLIGGTVVESEQDRLFNSCPVMRNGVLMASYRKRYPVPGEQAKGIQPGSGNLVFDVDGVRIGIMICGDVLYPETYGEMRRAKVDVIFVPTTSPYRPDDTPAAKQGRDLRYFVDGAASSGAYVVKVCGVGVLFGRRLQGRSSVAAPWGMLACVGYDDEFSERILTVTLDIDEIREFRRKASDHGVSVR, encoded by the coding sequence GTGCTGACCAAAATCGTCGCCGTGCAGGCGAGAATGGGCAAGCGGCTCAGCCTGCCCGACATGATCCACATATTCAAACAGCGGCCCGATTTTGTCTGCCTGCCCGAGTATTGGTTGATCGACGAATCGATCGGCGACTTCCACCGCGCCGCCCTGCAGCATCATGAGTACATGGAGTATCTGCGACGGCTTTCAGAAGAGCTGACGACCTGTCTGATCGGTGGAACCGTGGTCGAAAGTGAACAGGATCGCCTGTTCAACAGCTGCCCGGTTATGCGAAACGGAGTCCTGATGGCGAGCTACCGTAAACGGTACCCGGTGCCGGGCGAGCAGGCGAAGGGGATTCAGCCGGGTTCAGGTAACCTGGTGTTCGATGTGGACGGGGTCAGGATCGGGATAATGATTTGCGGTGACGTTCTCTATCCTGAAACGTACGGGGAAATGCGCCGCGCAAAGGTTGATGTCATATTTGTCCCGACCACATCGCCCTATCGACCGGATGACACTCCCGCCGCTAAGCAAGGGCGGGATTTGCGATACTTTGTCGACGGCGCCGCCTCTTCCGGTGCATACGTGGTTAAAGTATGCGGTGTGGGGGTGCTGTTCGGGAGACGATTGCAGGGGCGATCATCGGTTGCCGCGCCGTGGGGGATGCTCGCGTGCGTGGGCTACGATGACGAGTTCTCGGAGCGCATCCTCACCGTGACGCTTGATATCGACGAAATCCGCGAGTTCCGCCGCAAGGCGAGTGATCACGGGGTGTCGGTTAGATAG
- a CDS encoding DUF6569 family protein: MQWKNAVGLGAAAAVLSMTGSCETGVAANQRILSGPYSFENLSVYLVHSEDATKVEDLRTLDEAVEEGWLTIFETGVIDEIEVENTSDWPVYIPSGSIVTGGRQDRMLPHDIIVAAHSGKIPLASFCIERGRWSGRGQESESIFMVAPFLVADRDILMAARIEKSQRRVWEGVAANIEEYGTHIRGGRADEWLWVSSLPEALENMQIQDRARPYVEAITSQARSRTGAIGMVVIIQGKISGADLYRSGTLFERLFPKLLDAAATVALAKSADEGAPEHVTVEEISAWMAGAETGNASSESGGGVVFLRRIESENAVFIESLSDTLTDHWIHKSFLGK; the protein is encoded by the coding sequence ATGCAGTGGAAGAACGCAGTTGGTCTCGGTGCAGCGGCCGCGGTGCTGTCAATGACGGGTTCCTGCGAAACCGGTGTCGCGGCGAACCAACGGATCCTGTCGGGGCCGTATTCGTTTGAGAATCTCTCAGTTTATCTCGTCCACTCGGAAGATGCGACTAAGGTCGAGGACTTGCGGACATTGGATGAGGCTGTCGAAGAAGGCTGGCTGACCATCTTTGAGACCGGTGTAATCGACGAAATCGAAGTTGAGAATACGTCAGACTGGCCGGTGTACATTCCGTCAGGAAGTATTGTTACAGGCGGTCGACAGGACAGAATGCTTCCGCATGACATTATTGTCGCTGCGCACTCAGGAAAGATACCGCTGGCTTCATTCTGCATAGAGCGGGGTCGCTGGTCCGGGCGAGGACAAGAGAGTGAGAGTATCTTTATGGTTGCGCCCTTTCTGGTGGCCGATCGCGATATTCTCATGGCGGCCAGAATCGAAAAATCCCAACGCCGCGTATGGGAAGGTGTCGCTGCCAATATAGAAGAGTACGGCACACATATTCGAGGCGGTCGCGCGGACGAATGGTTGTGGGTGTCCAGCCTGCCCGAGGCTCTCGAAAACATGCAGATTCAGGACAGGGCGCGCCCATATGTCGAGGCCATCACATCTCAGGCTCGTTCCCGCACGGGCGCTATAGGCATGGTGGTAATCATCCAGGGCAAAATCAGCGGCGCCGACCTGTACCGCAGCGGGACGCTCTTCGAGAGGCTGTTTCCAAAGCTCCTCGATGCCGCCGCCACTGTAGCCCTGGCGAAAAGCGCAGACGAGGGCGCCCCGGAACATGTCACGGTGGAAGAAATTTCCGCCTGGATGGCGGGTGCCGAGACGGGCAATGCCAGTTCAGAAAGTGGGGGCGGGGTTGTGTTTCTCCGCAGGATTGAGAGCGAGAACGCAGTTTTCATCGAGTCACTGAGCGACACCTTAACTGACCATTGGATTCATAAGAGCTTTCTCGGCAAGTAG
- a CDS encoding electron transfer flavoprotein-ubiquinone oxidoreductase, with amino-acid sequence MEIQRETIETDILIVGAGPAGLAVALKLTQLFAADGAPAMPEVFLMEKGSYVGGHSLSGAVMDPKGLRELIPDFEAKGAPLEAQVSKDAMYILRRNGATKLPLMPPPLRNHGNYVVSLNKLAGWMAKQVEAAGVDIFAGLAGFKLLVENGRVVGAQTVDMGLDKEGHPKANFEPGSNIKAKVTVLCEGVHGSLTKEAFERLPELRQDCYPQSYLTGVKEVWEVPAGRIQAGEVIHTAGWPAESYEYGGSWLYGMSDTMVSVGYCSGLDSPNPTNDPHFRFQLYKTHKLVHSILEGGTMLHYGAKTIPVGGYYSIPKLYHDGLLLCGDSAGLLNPQRLKGIHLAIKSGILAAETIFEAVKAEDYSRTRLSLYSDKFQKSWAKDELWKSRNFHAGFEGGLWTGMLHAGLQIVTGGRGIFDRRAHKQDHEYVLKISEYERKYGHRPAKPALKLDNQYLFDKVSDVYKSGTMHEEHQPSHLVVADFNICNTRCTEEYGNPCQHFCPASVYNMVEDQSRPGRLKLELTPSNCVHCKTCDILDPYQIIKWVTPQGGEGPNYTNC; translated from the coding sequence ATGGAAATCCAGCGCGAAACAATAGAAACTGACATATTGATAGTTGGCGCCGGCCCCGCGGGACTGGCTGTTGCCCTCAAACTAACTCAGCTTTTTGCCGCAGACGGTGCTCCGGCCATGCCGGAGGTGTTCCTCATGGAAAAGGGATCGTATGTCGGGGGGCATTCTCTCTCCGGCGCGGTCATGGACCCGAAAGGCCTCCGTGAGCTGATCCCGGATTTCGAGGCCAAGGGCGCACCGCTGGAGGCTCAGGTCAGCAAAGACGCCATGTATATTCTCCGCCGGAATGGCGCGACAAAACTACCGCTCATGCCGCCGCCGCTCCGAAATCACGGCAACTATGTCGTGTCTCTCAACAAACTGGCCGGCTGGATGGCCAAGCAGGTCGAGGCGGCCGGGGTTGACATTTTTGCCGGTCTGGCCGGTTTCAAACTGCTGGTAGAGAACGGGCGCGTGGTGGGCGCCCAGACCGTCGACATGGGGTTGGACAAGGAAGGCCACCCGAAAGCCAATTTCGAGCCGGGTTCCAACATCAAGGCCAAAGTCACCGTGCTCTGCGAGGGCGTCCACGGGTCGCTCACTAAAGAAGCGTTCGAGCGCCTGCCGGAGCTTCGCCAGGATTGTTACCCGCAATCGTACCTGACCGGCGTGAAGGAAGTGTGGGAGGTCCCTGCGGGGCGGATACAGGCCGGGGAGGTAATCCATACCGCCGGATGGCCGGCCGAGAGTTACGAATACGGCGGCTCCTGGCTTTACGGCATGAGCGATACGATGGTCTCGGTCGGCTATTGCTCCGGGCTGGACAGCCCCAACCCGACCAACGATCCCCATTTCAGATTTCAGCTCTACAAGACGCACAAACTGGTCCATTCGATTCTTGAAGGCGGCACCATGCTGCACTACGGGGCCAAGACGATTCCGGTCGGCGGCTACTATTCGATTCCGAAGCTGTATCACGACGGCCTCCTTTTGTGCGGCGATTCGGCCGGGCTGCTCAATCCCCAGCGGTTGAAAGGCATTCATCTGGCGATCAAGTCGGGCATACTCGCCGCGGAGACGATATTCGAGGCGGTCAAAGCCGAGGATTACAGCAGGACTCGCCTGAGTCTCTATTCCGACAAGTTCCAGAAGAGCTGGGCTAAAGACGAACTGTGGAAGTCGCGCAATTTCCACGCCGGATTCGAGGGCGGTCTCTGGACCGGCATGCTCCACGCCGGGTTGCAGATCGTGACCGGCGGACGCGGTATTTTCGATCGTCGCGCCCACAAACAGGACCACGAGTACGTCCTGAAGATCTCGGAATACGAGCGGAAATACGGGCACAGGCCGGCCAAGCCTGCGCTCAAGCTGGACAACCAGTACCTGTTCGACAAGGTCTCCGACGTCTATAAGTCCGGCACCATGCACGAGGAACACCAACCGTCACATCTGGTAGTAGCTGATTTCAACATCTGCAACACGCGCTGCACCGAGGAATACGGTAACCCGTGCCAGCACTTCTGCCCGGCGTCGGTCTACAACATGGTCGAGGATCAGTCCCGCCCCGGCAGGCTCAAGCTGGAACTGACCCCGTCGAACTGTGTCCACTGCAAGACCTGCGACATTCTGGATCCGTACCAGATCATTAAGTGGGTGACGCCGCAGGGCGGCGAAGGCCCGAATTACACGAATTGCTGA
- a CDS encoding ArsC/Spx/MgsR family protein, with amino-acid sequence MPQKRATFMTYGHDERCDEVRRFIEDAGIRLDIRDLSKNPLTMEELDHMFGHNPLSYFINPASSEYTSLGLDQKVPDRREMLKLMAEHPGLLRRPIVKNARLLTIGCNKEKIAEMLQISQNGEPDEENENDSRKSGKVTRRSLPVRK; translated from the coding sequence ATGCCTCAGAAGCGTGCAACATTCATGACATACGGCCACGATGAGCGCTGCGACGAAGTCCGCAGATTCATCGAGGATGCCGGTATCCGGCTTGATATCAGAGATCTCAGCAAGAATCCGCTGACGATGGAGGAGCTGGACCATATGTTCGGTCACAACCCGCTGTCGTATTTCATCAATCCGGCATCGAGCGAGTACACTTCGCTCGGACTCGATCAGAAGGTTCCGGATCGGCGCGAGATGCTCAAGCTCATGGCCGAACATCCGGGTTTGCTGCGTCGTCCAATTGTCAAAAACGCTCGGTTACTGACAATCGGGTGCAACAAGGAAAAGATCGCCGAGATGCTCCAGATCAGTCAGAATGGCGAACCGGACGAAGAGAACGAAAACGACAGCCGCAAGTCCGGTAAGGTAACCCGGCGTTCTCTGCCGGTGCGCAAGTAG
- a CDS encoding O-methyltransferase, translating to MIYETEIEDYLYRVTPERPSVLQEMEAYAEKKDFPIVGPLVGRFLYQMAKVTKARKVLELGSGFGYSAYWLALGMGGRGKITMIDGSEENRSRALGYLERAGLETRFEFKVGDALAVLSEIDKEFDIVFNDIDKTGYPATIDPVAKRLRRGGLFITDNALWSGQVCETDQDVDTRAIVEFTRELYADTRFFTTILPLRDGLAVAVRL from the coding sequence ATGATCTACGAAACCGAGATTGAAGATTATCTCTATCGAGTTACTCCGGAACGGCCATCGGTTCTGCAGGAGATGGAAGCGTACGCAGAAAAGAAGGACTTTCCCATAGTCGGCCCGCTTGTGGGCCGGTTCCTGTATCAAATGGCGAAAGTGACCAAAGCGCGAAAGGTGCTCGAACTTGGCAGCGGTTTCGGCTATTCGGCATACTGGCTGGCCCTGGGAATGGGGGGGCGGGGGAAAATCACCATGATCGACGGCAGCGAGGAAAACCGGAGCCGGGCGCTCGGCTATCTTGAGCGAGCGGGGTTGGAAACCAGGTTCGAATTCAAAGTGGGAGATGCGCTGGCAGTATTGTCCGAAATCGACAAGGAGTTCGACATCGTTTTCAATGATATCGATAAGACGGGATACCCCGCCACTATCGATCCGGTGGCGAAGCGCCTACGCCGCGGCGGACTTTTCATCACTGATAACGCGCTCTGGTCCGGTCAGGTCTGCGAAACCGACCAGGACGTCGACACCAGGGCAATTGTTGAATTCACGCGCGAGCTTTATGCAGACACAAGGTTCTTTACGACGATACTCCCGCTTCGCGACGGGCTGGCGGTAGCGGTGAGACTTTGA
- a CDS encoding Rieske (2Fe-2S) protein encodes MPLVKMGKLADLPPGGVLEKRIRARRVAVFNVDGRLYGLEADCKHMRASLAAGSVKDGTITCRWHHWRYVLETGECLNLKGVFLKRYDVMVDGDEVFVQM; translated from the coding sequence ATGCCCCTTGTTAAAATGGGAAAACTGGCAGACCTGCCTCCGGGTGGGGTTCTCGAGAAGCGTATTCGAGCCCGCCGGGTGGCGGTGTTCAATGTCGACGGCCGACTGTACGGCCTCGAAGCTGACTGCAAGCATATGCGGGCGTCGCTTGCCGCGGGAAGCGTGAAAGACGGCACGATCACCTGCCGCTGGCATCACTGGCGGTATGTGCTCGAGACCGGGGAGTGTCTGAATCTCAAGGGGGTGTTCCTTAAGCGGTATGATGTAATGGTCGACGGCGACGAAGTCTTCGTACAAATGTAA
- the ispH gene encoding 4-hydroxy-3-methylbut-2-enyl diphosphate reductase gives MIKKITIARHYGFCMGVKRAIKIADETARDTDGPVTILNEIVHNDSVVEDFRRKGVGQKFAVSDVPGGTLIISAHGVAPHVKQEAADRGLRVVDATCPLVTHIYKIIAKVIPQGYYLIHFGDKNHDETQGVVGHAPDRITVISSIAELDNYPEWTDRKLGLTVQTTMRIEDFEAFRVAAERKWPHLETFDTICMATSERQSAVRDMAPEVDIILVVGSETSANSKRLANISQALCGRGELIGSAEDIHEEWFTGPNERLERVGVTAGASTPDFLVEAVIKRLVEFSGGQAEVYQQPKPPRKRPVAAEAAQDNAAHLA, from the coding sequence ATGATTAAGAAGATCACTATCGCCCGCCACTACGGCTTCTGCATGGGTGTCAAGCGGGCTATTAAAATAGCCGATGAAACCGCCCGCGACACGGACGGCCCGGTGACGATCCTCAATGAAATAGTGCACAACGACTCGGTGGTCGAAGACTTTCGTCGCAAAGGTGTCGGCCAGAAGTTTGCGGTCAGCGATGTCCCCGGCGGCACGCTGATCATTTCGGCCCACGGAGTCGCGCCGCATGTCAAGCAGGAAGCGGCAGATCGAGGGCTCAGAGTAGTCGACGCCACCTGTCCGCTGGTTACACATATCTACAAGATTATCGCCAAGGTTATCCCGCAGGGGTACTATCTCATACACTTCGGTGACAAAAACCACGACGAGACCCAGGGCGTGGTCGGCCACGCGCCAGACCGGATCACAGTGATTTCATCGATAGCCGAGCTCGACAACTACCCGGAATGGACCGACCGCAAGCTTGGGCTGACGGTTCAGACCACGATGCGGATAGAAGACTTCGAGGCGTTTCGAGTTGCAGCTGAGCGGAAATGGCCTCATTTGGAAACATTCGATACTATCTGTATGGCCACCAGCGAGCGCCAATCGGCCGTGCGCGACATGGCCCCGGAAGTTGATATCATCCTCGTGGTCGGTTCAGAAACCTCGGCGAACTCCAAGCGGCTGGCCAATATCTCGCAGGCGCTTTGTGGGCGCGGCGAGCTGATCGGATCGGCCGAAGATATCCACGAAGAGTGGTTCACCGGCCCGAACGAGCGGCTGGAGCGCGTCGGTGTAACCGCCGGAGCGTCCACTCCTGATTTTCTTGTCGAGGCGGTTATCAAACGGCTCGTGGAGTTTTCCGGGGGACAGGCCGAGGTGTATCAGCAGCCCAAACCACCCAGAAAACGCCCAGTGGCTGCAGAAGCTGCCCAGGACAACGCCGCGCACCTGGCCTAA
- the lipA gene encoding lipoyl synthase, translating into MDITATKPPAEETVLKLEAAPTLPVAERLKIPHRRLPSWFKARPRMTEEFNRVYSSLKAGGLHSVCQEASCPNIWECFNEGTATFMILGDKCTRNCNFCDVATGKPDGLDRDEPRRLAEVVGRLGLKQVVITSVARDDLSDGGASIFVATMRELRAHDPAIRVEFLIPDFKGDYQAVASVIDSGVDVLAHNVETVQRLHRRVRGGAKLDRSLGVLRYISDYKPRPVVKTGIMLGLGETKDEIIEVLHQIHAAGVDIVTIGQYLRPSLAHLPVECFYLPQEFEELAQIGKDIGLGHVEAGPLVRSSYKAFHQSKSILEKA; encoded by the coding sequence ATGGACATAACAGCAACCAAACCACCGGCGGAAGAAACCGTGCTCAAGCTCGAAGCTGCTCCAACATTGCCGGTGGCCGAGCGCCTGAAAATTCCGCACCGGCGCCTGCCGAGTTGGTTCAAGGCGCGGCCGCGTATGACCGAGGAGTTCAATCGTGTCTATTCGTCCCTGAAGGCGGGCGGATTGCACTCGGTCTGCCAGGAAGCCTCCTGTCCCAACATCTGGGAGTGTTTCAACGAGGGCACCGCTACGTTCATGATCCTCGGCGATAAGTGCACCCGGAACTGCAACTTCTGTGATGTTGCCACAGGCAAGCCGGATGGTCTGGACCGCGACGAGCCCCGTCGGCTGGCCGAAGTAGTCGGGCGGCTCGGACTCAAGCAGGTAGTGATAACGTCGGTGGCCCGCGATGACCTCTCCGACGGCGGCGCGTCGATCTTTGTCGCCACCATGCGCGAACTCAGGGCGCATGATCCCGCGATCAGAGTTGAGTTTCTCATTCCCGATTTCAAAGGTGACTATCAGGCGGTGGCGTCGGTAATCGACTCCGGGGTAGACGTGCTGGCGCACAATGTCGAAACGGTTCAGAGGCTGCATCGCCGGGTGCGCGGCGGAGCGAAACTGGATCGCTCGCTGGGCGTGCTGCGCTACATTTCAGACTACAAACCGAGGCCGGTGGTGAAAACCGGTATCATGCTCGGATTGGGTGAGACCAAGGATGAAATAATCGAGGTGCTGCATCAGATTCACGCCGCCGGAGTGGACATCGTCACGATCGGCCAGTACCTGCGGCCGTCGTTGGCGCACCTTCCGGTGGAGTGTTTCTACCTTCCTCAGGAATTCGAGGAACTGGCGCAGATAGGAAAGGATATCGGTCTGGGGCATGTTGAGGCCGGCCCGCTGGTTCGCAGTTCCTACAAGGCCTTTCACCAGTCGAAAAGTATCCTGGAGAAAGCATGA
- the pdxT gene encoding pyridoxal 5'-phosphate synthase glutaminase subunit PdxT, producing MDKTVGVLAIQGDFERHIYQLGLVGARPVEVRLPGDLDKLDALILPGGESTTINIMIDRFDLRELLVRFGRSKPVFGTCAGMIMLAKKIENNTSNVNALGLLDIDVDRNGYGRQVHSWEDKVDADLAGQKAKLTATFIRAPRVTRVGPEIATLASWRNDPVLIRQNRLLAASFHAELDDDTTLLEYFLTRV from the coding sequence ATGGACAAAACCGTCGGCGTGCTCGCCATCCAGGGCGATTTCGAGCGCCACATCTACCAGCTCGGGCTGGTCGGCGCGCGGCCGGTCGAGGTTCGTCTGCCGGGTGATCTAGACAAACTCGACGCGCTCATACTCCCCGGCGGCGAGTCGACCACAATCAATATCATGATCGACCGATTCGATCTCAGGGAACTGCTGGTTCGCTTCGGGCGTTCTAAACCGGTATTCGGAACCTGTGCCGGGATGATCATGCTGGCCAAGAAGATAGAGAACAACACGTCGAACGTAAACGCCCTGGGTCTGTTGGACATCGATGTCGACCGCAACGGATACGGCCGTCAAGTACACTCCTGGGAAGACAAGGTCGATGCCGATCTGGCCGGGCAGAAGGCGAAACTGACTGCCACTTTCATAAGGGCGCCGAGGGTGACGCGAGTCGGCCCAGAGATCGCAACTCTCGCCTCCTGGCGAAACGACCCGGTGCTGATCCGCCAGAATCGACTATTGGCGGCCTCATTTCATGCTGAACTCGACGACGACACCACGCTGTTGGAGTATTTTCTGACAAGAGTCTGA
- a CDS encoding phage Gp37/Gp68 family protein, with amino-acid sequence MACSSRIEWTHSSWNPVTGCSRVSAGCAHCYAERMAKRLQGMRVAKYRNGFEVTLHPDVLEDPLKWKKPQLIFVNSMSDLFHEQIPIAYLRQIFDVMRRADWHIFQILTKRAERLAELSPRIDWPPNVWMGVTVESARFTHRIGLLRQSSAAIKWLSMEPLLSAVPDMDLAAIDWIVVGGESGPGARPMKKEWVVDIKRQCDAQNVHFFFKQWGGVNKKKTGRKLNGRFYDAMPPLPEPAGQFTFGL; translated from the coding sequence ATGGCCTGCTCCTCCCGCATTGAATGGACCCACTCCTCCTGGAACCCGGTTACCGGGTGCAGTCGGGTATCGGCCGGGTGCGCGCACTGCTACGCCGAGCGCATGGCTAAGCGCTTGCAGGGCATGAGAGTAGCTAAGTACCGCAACGGCTTCGAGGTGACCCTCCATCCCGATGTTCTCGAAGACCCGCTCAAGTGGAAGAAGCCGCAGCTCATCTTCGTCAATTCAATGTCCGACCTTTTCCACGAGCAGATCCCGATTGCCTACTTGCGCCAGATATTCGACGTTATGCGTCGCGCCGATTGGCACATCTTCCAGATACTCACCAAGCGGGCGGAGCGTCTCGCTGAATTGTCGCCTAGGATTGACTGGCCGCCGAATGTTTGGATGGGGGTGACGGTCGAATCGGCCAGGTTTACGCACCGGATCGGTCTCCTGCGCCAGAGCAGCGCGGCGATCAAGTGGCTGTCGATGGAGCCGCTTCTCTCAGCCGTGCCGGACATGGACCTTGCTGCTATCGACTGGATAGTTGTCGGTGGCGAATCCGGCCCCGGCGCCCGCCCGATGAAAAAAGAGTGGGTGGTAGATATCAAGCGCCAGTGTGATGCTCAAAACGTCCACTTCTTCTTCAAGCAATGGGGCGGGGTGAACAAGAAGAAGACCGGCCGCAAGCTCAATGGCCGCTTCTACGACGCCATGCCGCCACTCCCCGAGCCGGCCGGCCAATTCACTTTTGGGTTGTAG
- a CDS encoding transposase yields the protein MKSLRRYVLSDATFFVTAVSYERRPILLREPELFQKAWRGRELDAWVILPDHFHAVLTIGKVSISQIMHDFKLSFSRRYRLLHGPGRVWQNRFWDHVVRDQEDLNKRIDYIRYNPVRHGLALDPFAYSMSSAARWLERGYYQRDWGVRKPISFDGSFGE from the coding sequence ATGAAATCGCTGCGCCGTTACGTTCTGTCTGACGCCACGTTCTTCGTTACTGCTGTTTCTTACGAGCGGAGGCCGATTCTCCTTCGAGAACCTGAACTGTTTCAGAAGGCCTGGCGCGGACGAGAACTCGATGCGTGGGTGATCCTCCCCGATCACTTTCATGCCGTGCTGACAATCGGCAAAGTGTCCATATCCCAGATCATGCACGATTTCAAGCTGAGCTTTTCCCGCCGTTACAGGCTTCTCCACGGACCGGGTCGGGTATGGCAGAACCGCTTTTGGGACCACGTGGTACGCGATCAGGAGGATCTGAATAAGCGTATCGACTATATTCGCTACAATCCTGTGCGCCACGGCCTGGCTCTCGATCCGTTCGCGTATTCAATGTCTTCAGCCGCTCGCTGGCTCGAACGCGGTTATTACCAGAGAGATTGGGGGGTGAGAAAGCCGATCTCATTCGACGGCTCGTTCGGAGAATGA
- the larC gene encoding nickel pincer cofactor biosynthesis protein LarC, translated as MKLLYFDCFSGISGDMILGALIDSGLPLDRLQHELAKLPVTGFSVSAEKAVKNGITGTKVTVHTDDQKAHRHLKQIMGIIEASSLSNSVKQTSIRVFETLAGAEAKIHDTTADKIHFHEVGALDAIVDIVGAIAAMELLGIDQVWSSAVHVGTGFVDCQHGRLPLPAPATVEILKGTPVYSTGLDAELVTPTGAAILKTMSAGFGPFPPMTLESVGYGAGSRDLPIPNLLRVLIGTSADDYEMDQVDLIEANIDNMPPEQFEYVVDKLMSSGALDAYLTPIIMKKSRPAITLSVIARPQDAPRLLDVVFAETTTLGVRLQKLERRKLKREVRTVVTKYGDVRVKLSWLSGRIRDITPEYDDCRRLAEEKSVPLREVFREAARVARGEWG; from the coding sequence ATGAAACTGCTTTATTTCGATTGTTTTTCGGGTATTAGCGGGGATATGATTCTCGGCGCACTTATCGATTCCGGACTGCCGCTGGATAGGCTGCAGCACGAGCTCGCTAAGCTCCCGGTCACCGGATTTTCGGTGTCGGCAGAGAAAGCGGTCAAGAACGGCATCACCGGCACCAAAGTGACGGTGCACACTGACGATCAAAAGGCGCACCGCCATCTCAAGCAAATCATGGGGATCATCGAGGCAAGCAGTTTGTCGAACTCGGTCAAGCAAACCAGCATTAGAGTCTTCGAGACCCTGGCTGGCGCCGAGGCGAAAATCCACGACACAACCGCTGATAAGATACACTTTCATGAGGTCGGCGCACTGGATGCTATAGTCGATATTGTCGGCGCAATCGCAGCGATGGAACTGCTCGGCATAGATCAGGTATGGTCGTCGGCGGTGCATGTGGGAACCGGATTTGTTGATTGTCAGCACGGGCGGCTGCCGCTTCCCGCGCCAGCTACAGTTGAGATTCTGAAAGGCACGCCGGTTTATTCTACCGGACTTGACGCTGAGCTGGTGACGCCGACAGGTGCCGCGATTCTGAAAACAATGTCTGCCGGATTTGGTCCGTTTCCGCCGATGACTCTCGAGTCTGTCGGTTACGGTGCCGGATCGCGTGACCTGCCGATTCCCAACCTGCTGCGGGTGCTCATAGGAACATCGGCAGATGATTACGAAATGGACCAGGTTGACCTTATCGAAGCCAACATTGACAACATGCCGCCCGAGCAATTCGAGTATGTGGTCGACAAGCTGATGTCCTCGGGCGCGCTCGACGCTTACCTGACGCCTATCATCATGAAGAAGAGCCGCCCGGCGATCACTCTGAGCGTGATCGCTCGCCCGCAGGACGCACCACGCCTGCTCGACGTTGTCTTCGCCGAGACTACGACCCTTGGTGTCCGCCTTCAGAAACTCGAACGACGGAAGCTGAAGCGCGAGGTTAGAACCGTTGTTACAAAGTACGGTGACGTGCGCGTCAAGCTGTCCTGGCTGAGCGGGCGAATTCGCGACATCACCCCGGAGTATGATGACTGCCGTCGCCTGGCCGAGGAAAAGAGCGTGCCTTTGAGAGAGGTTTTTCGTGAGGCAGCGAGGGTGGCGCGGGGGGAGTGGGGGTAG
- the larB gene encoding nickel pincer cofactor biosynthesis protein LarB: MDRNKLRQLLQEVKDGELDIPAALERLKSFPYDDLGFAKIDTHRHLRRGFPEVIFCQGKTPSQVVDIFQTLRRNEHLVMATRATADVFDAIRMKHPGARYNESARIVLSAEPPTARTEKRVVVVSAGTSDMPIAEEAAVTAECMGCPADRIYDVGVAGIHRLLDNREKLAAGNVIIAVAGMEGALASVVGGMVERPVIAVPTSVGYGASFEGLAALLAMLNSCAPGVAVMNIDNGFGAGYFASIINLGE, translated from the coding sequence ATGGACCGAAATAAACTCCGCCAATTACTGCAGGAGGTTAAGGACGGGGAACTCGATATCCCTGCCGCGTTGGAACGTCTGAAATCGTTTCCGTATGATGACCTCGGTTTCGCCAAGATCGACACCCATCGCCACCTGCGGCGCGGTTTTCCCGAAGTGATCTTCTGCCAGGGGAAAACGCCCTCACAGGTAGTCGACATATTCCAGACGCTTCGCCGGAACGAGCATCTGGTGATGGCGACACGTGCTACTGCTGACGTGTTTGACGCCATTCGCATGAAACATCCGGGCGCCAGGTACAACGAATCGGCCCGAATCGTATTGAGTGCAGAGCCACCGACAGCGAGGACCGAAAAGCGTGTTGTGGTTGTGTCCGCGGGCACCTCGGATATGCCGATCGCGGAGGAAGCCGCCGTGACCGCCGAATGCATGGGCTGCCCGGCTGATCGCATCTACGATGTCGGCGTGGCCGGGATACATCGGCTGCTCGATAACCGTGAGAAGCTGGCCGCGGGCAACGTGATTATAGCTGTCGCCGGTATGGAAGGGGCGCTGGCCTCGGTGGTGGGCGGCATGGTTGAAAGGCCTGTGATAGCGGTGCCGACCTCGGTCGGCTACGGGGCCAGTTTCGAGGGGCTGGCGGCGCTGCTGGCAATGCTCAACAGTTGTGCACCAGGTGTGGCGGTCATGAATATCGATAACGGGTTCGGCGCCGGTTACTTCGCATCGATTATCAACCTCGGTGAATAA